Proteins encoded by one window of Kribbella flavida DSM 17836:
- a CDS encoding vanadium-dependent haloperoxidase codes for MLPRPVRRTLALAVTPVLAASALAAPAAAASTSSADLALEWFDVTAGTVAAAGAPTQVTNNRTWAIGWLAATRAVLRTPSTPRPEDYRGAAFAGAIHQTLITLAPARKAELDAALATSLARLADGPSESDGLAAGRQQAATVLADRADDGLDPASVNTPFTSSPAGAGVWQPTPPSYSPATQSGNRLARPFLLRRADQFRPGPPPAVGSERYRRDLAEVKADGSAGSTTRTPEQTATATFWLGSSYTLYTEPLRVALAATTGRSLAERAKLVALFHVAAVDTQIATSDTKYAYVSWRPVTALRAAGHAEWRPLHTTPAHPDYPSGHNTYSGSAEQVLTTLVGARTAKPYTIGSPTAPGVTRTYSTWRQLTTENVDARVWSGIHTRTADTAGVTLGRQVAAHAVREAYRLFR; via the coding sequence ATGCTTCCCAGACCCGTACGCCGTACGCTCGCCCTCGCCGTGACGCCCGTGCTCGCGGCTTCCGCCCTGGCCGCCCCCGCCGCGGCGGCCTCGACCAGCTCCGCCGATCTCGCCCTCGAGTGGTTCGACGTCACCGCCGGGACCGTCGCCGCCGCCGGAGCGCCGACCCAGGTGACCAACAACCGGACCTGGGCGATCGGCTGGCTCGCCGCCACCCGCGCCGTCCTCCGCACGCCGTCCACCCCACGCCCGGAGGACTACCGTGGCGCGGCGTTCGCCGGTGCGATCCACCAGACCCTGATCACCCTGGCCCCAGCCCGGAAGGCCGAGCTCGACGCGGCCCTGGCGACCTCGCTGGCTCGTCTCGCCGACGGTCCCTCCGAGTCCGACGGCCTCGCCGCCGGACGGCAGCAGGCCGCCACGGTGCTGGCCGATCGCGCCGACGACGGCCTGGACCCCGCCTCGGTCAACACCCCCTTCACCTCGTCGCCGGCCGGAGCCGGTGTCTGGCAGCCGACTCCCCCGTCGTACAGCCCTGCCACGCAGTCCGGGAACCGGCTGGCCAGGCCGTTCCTGCTGCGCCGGGCCGACCAGTTCCGGCCCGGGCCTCCGCCCGCGGTCGGGTCCGAGCGGTACCGCCGCGACCTGGCCGAGGTGAAGGCTGACGGATCGGCCGGCAGCACGACCCGGACCCCGGAACAGACCGCCACCGCGACGTTCTGGCTCGGCTCGTCGTACACGCTCTACACCGAACCGTTGCGGGTCGCGCTGGCCGCGACCACTGGCAGATCCCTTGCCGAGCGGGCGAAACTCGTCGCGCTGTTCCACGTCGCCGCGGTGGACACGCAGATCGCGACCTCGGACACGAAGTACGCGTACGTGAGCTGGCGGCCGGTGACCGCGCTGCGGGCGGCCGGCCACGCCGAGTGGAGGCCGCTGCACACCACACCCGCCCACCCCGACTACCCGAGCGGGCACAACACGTACTCCGGTTCGGCCGAACAGGTCCTGACCACGCTGGTCGGCGCCCGGACCGCCAAGCCGTACACGATCGGCAGCCCGACGGCACCAGGCGTGACCCGGACGTACAGCACCTGGCGTCAGCTCACCACTGAGAACGTCGACGCGCGGGTCTGGTCCGGGATCCACACCCGGACGGCCGACACGGCCGGCGTGACGCTGGGCCGTCAGGTCGCGGCCCACGCCGTCCGGGAGGCGTACCGGCTGTTCCGGTGA
- a CDS encoding GxGYxYP domain-containing protein, with the protein MVSRRTFLAGGGAVAAGGLGWFQTGSAAASGQAGSGLVDAAELGTTGRRLLPSFARPRHLHYGDVSKLSGGDQTLLTTLQGLVNRSRPELYFLYSPGGNDGVDARWLRNTGVPATRYADPLELVAKYRHRVRGAILHDPEVPDSLNVATTLAGLENAVVADAAQAKAHGLRVVKDLRGLFDDDRVKTYRWQFEHLFPRCTRQLLAGLPPTMVVQAENLTWHEIARETRQLRDSSNRGTYTLDVSPALGKDAVYVRFQDSFGDDGWGPSVLSVTAKADGATLATFQPGTPHEAPYLFDGLNSSIGGEGNRFSDGSGYFIYKFSPPAGTTSLTVTVEMWNQYLVTATDTAPTRVEPFPYFRDYVVATKALVSWLPPNGPTGELLTEHFAAVGPTTPYAGWFANDVAGEWSGVDLAAQGGSEVLPADFYMNGTVHSGVVAPISDRVRRFRPITPKKKIYVTLTFGEGDNVQYCQRHMRDLWDDPRRGHAPVNWTVSPLLADIGPAILSHYQRTATHNDLLICGPSGAGYTYPGAWPAEQLDAYFKLSGRYLRRTGMDLVYAYNHRENDAWVPFSETIGRGYAEHTPIRGIIQSWEKGDLLVRRGGLPVIGNFSPPGKAAEYKAALDAHTAAWTGDAPLFVAGAVNAWSWTPTDVAQLAELLTGKYELVLGNVFFDALDKVL; encoded by the coding sequence ATGGTCTCGAGACGAACGTTTCTCGCCGGCGGCGGCGCGGTGGCGGCAGGTGGGCTGGGCTGGTTCCAGACCGGATCCGCCGCGGCGTCCGGACAGGCCGGCAGCGGGTTGGTGGACGCTGCGGAGCTCGGTACGACGGGCCGGCGGTTGCTGCCGTCCTTCGCCCGCCCGCGGCACCTGCACTACGGCGATGTCAGCAAACTCAGCGGCGGCGACCAGACGCTGCTCACCACCCTGCAGGGTCTGGTGAACCGCAGTCGCCCCGAGCTCTACTTCCTCTACTCACCCGGCGGGAACGACGGCGTCGACGCCCGCTGGCTGCGCAACACCGGCGTCCCCGCCACCCGGTACGCCGATCCGCTGGAGCTGGTCGCGAAGTACCGGCACCGGGTCCGCGGCGCGATCCTGCACGACCCCGAGGTGCCCGACTCGCTCAACGTCGCGACCACCCTGGCGGGTCTGGAGAACGCCGTCGTCGCGGACGCCGCGCAGGCCAAGGCGCACGGCCTGCGGGTGGTGAAGGATCTGCGCGGCCTGTTCGACGACGACCGGGTGAAGACGTACCGGTGGCAGTTCGAGCACCTCTTCCCGCGCTGCACGCGCCAGCTGCTCGCGGGGTTGCCGCCGACCATGGTGGTGCAGGCCGAGAACCTCACCTGGCACGAGATCGCCCGCGAGACGCGGCAGCTCCGCGACTCCTCGAACCGCGGCACGTACACGCTCGACGTGTCGCCCGCGCTCGGCAAGGACGCCGTGTACGTGCGGTTCCAGGACTCCTTCGGCGACGACGGCTGGGGCCCTTCGGTCCTCTCGGTCACCGCCAAGGCCGATGGAGCCACGCTGGCCACGTTCCAGCCGGGCACACCGCACGAGGCGCCGTACCTGTTCGACGGCCTGAACTCCTCGATCGGCGGCGAGGGCAACCGGTTCAGCGACGGCAGCGGCTACTTCATCTACAAGTTCAGTCCGCCGGCCGGGACCACCTCGCTGACCGTCACGGTCGAGATGTGGAACCAGTACCTGGTCACCGCGACCGACACCGCGCCGACCCGGGTGGAGCCGTTCCCGTACTTCCGCGACTACGTCGTCGCCACCAAGGCGCTGGTCAGCTGGCTGCCGCCGAACGGCCCGACCGGCGAGCTGCTCACAGAGCACTTCGCCGCCGTCGGCCCCACCACGCCGTACGCCGGCTGGTTCGCCAACGACGTCGCGGGGGAGTGGAGCGGCGTCGACCTCGCGGCGCAGGGCGGCTCCGAGGTGCTGCCCGCCGACTTCTACATGAACGGCACGGTCCACTCCGGCGTGGTCGCGCCGATCTCGGACCGGGTCCGCCGGTTCAGGCCGATCACGCCGAAGAAGAAGATCTACGTCACGCTGACCTTCGGCGAGGGCGACAACGTGCAGTACTGCCAGCGGCACATGCGCGACCTGTGGGACGACCCGCGGCGCGGTCACGCCCCGGTCAACTGGACCGTCAGCCCGCTGCTCGCCGACATCGGCCCGGCCATCCTGAGCCACTACCAGCGCACGGCGACACACAACGACCTGCTGATCTGTGGTCCGTCCGGTGCCGGCTACACCTATCCCGGCGCCTGGCCCGCGGAGCAGCTCGACGCCTACTTCAAGCTCTCCGGCCGCTACCTGCGCCGGACCGGGATGGACCTGGTCTACGCCTACAACCACCGCGAGAACGACGCTTGGGTGCCGTTCTCGGAGACGATCGGCCGCGGGTACGCCGAGCACACGCCGATCCGCGGCATCATCCAGTCCTGGGAGAAGGGCGACCTGCTGGTCCGTCGGGGCGGCCTGCCGGTGATCGGCAACTTCTCCCCGCCCGGCAAGGCCGCGGAGTACAAGGCCGCGCTGGACGCCCACACCGCGGCGTGGACCGGCGACGCGCCGCTGTTCGTCGCCGGCGCGGTCAACGCCTGGTCCTGGACCCCCACCGACGTCGCCCAGCTCGCCGAGCTGCTCACCGGCAAGTACGAGCTCGTGCTCGGCAACGTCTTCTTCGACGCCCTCGACAAGGTTCTTTAG
- a CDS encoding GntR family transcriptional regulator: MDISVDPAGSEPPYEQVKRQIEHLVRSGELARGSKLPTVRQLAGDLGLAVNTVARAYKELEAERLIETRGRNGTVVLASRSQVDDEQTRAAATVFARAARRAGLSLAEATRILDEAW, encoded by the coding sequence GTGGACATCTCGGTGGATCCGGCCGGCTCCGAGCCGCCGTACGAGCAGGTGAAGCGTCAGATCGAGCACCTCGTCCGCAGCGGCGAGCTCGCGCGGGGGAGCAAGCTGCCGACCGTGCGGCAGTTGGCGGGGGACCTTGGGCTGGCCGTCAACACGGTGGCTCGGGCGTACAAGGAGCTGGAGGCGGAGCGGCTGATCGAGACCCGCGGGAGGAATGGCACGGTCGTGCTGGCGTCGCGCAGTCAGGTCGACGACGAGCAGACCCGGGCGGCGGCGACGGTGTTCGCCCGGGCCGCGCGGCGGGCCGGGCTCAGTCTGGCGGAGGCGACCCGGATTCTCGACGAAGCCTGGTAG
- a CDS encoding VOC family protein, protein MITNVHLVTVYVTDIDEAKAFYTDKLGFVLRNDITLGPDFRWCTVSQRDHPELELALMLPGPPLDEESAAAIRRIMAKGLLHGVGIATDNCRKTFDELVAKGVEHLQEPSDRPYGVEAVLRDNSGNWLVLVEQKPYSAADFG, encoded by the coding sequence ATGATCACGAACGTCCACCTGGTCACCGTGTACGTGACCGACATCGACGAGGCCAAGGCCTTCTACACCGACAAGCTCGGGTTCGTGCTGCGCAACGACATCACGCTCGGGCCGGACTTCCGCTGGTGCACGGTCTCCCAGCGCGACCACCCCGAGCTCGAACTGGCCCTGATGCTGCCCGGCCCGCCGCTGGACGAGGAGTCCGCCGCGGCGATCCGCCGAATCATGGCCAAGGGCCTGCTGCACGGCGTCGGCATCGCCACCGACAACTGCCGCAAGACCTTCGACGAACTGGTCGCCAAGGGCGTCGAACACCTTCAGGAACCGTCCGACCGCCCGTACGGCGTGGAGGCGGTCCTGCGTGACAACTCCGGCAACTGGCTGGTCCTGGTCGAGCAGAAACCGTACTCCGCGGCAGACTTCGGCTGA
- a CDS encoding helix-turn-helix transcriptional regulator, with translation MTKVPVELLPHLRRARDVADRHYAEPLDLDALARAAGVSKYHFLRCFAAEYGETPMQYVSRRRIERAADLLRATNLTVTEVAGLVGYASLGAFTRRFTELVGTSPSAYQRSGLTARIPGCYVFMLGLKSAIPAKRSGPPAS, from the coding sequence ATGACCAAGGTCCCGGTCGAGCTGCTGCCGCACCTGCGGCGGGCGCGGGACGTCGCCGATCGGCACTACGCCGAACCGCTCGACCTCGACGCCCTGGCCCGCGCGGCCGGGGTCTCGAAGTACCACTTCCTGCGGTGCTTCGCGGCGGAGTACGGGGAGACGCCGATGCAGTACGTCAGCCGGCGCCGGATCGAGCGGGCCGCGGACCTGTTGCGGGCGACCAACCTGACCGTGACCGAGGTCGCCGGGCTGGTCGGCTACGCGAGTCTCGGCGCGTTCACGCGGCGGTTCACCGAGCTGGTCGGGACCAGCCCGTCGGCGTACCAGCGCAGCGGGCTGACCGCGCGGATCCCCGGCTGCTACGTGTTCATGCTCGGGCTGAAGTCCGCAATTCCGGCGAAGCGCAGCGGGCCGCCGGCGTCGTAG
- a CDS encoding class I SAM-dependent methyltransferase, translated as MDIRGSSGQGGSGPGAITPDGSAVELYLRSSSQGEEQVIDEAIERDSEILELGCGTGRITRPLLARGHRLVAVDESPDMVGRVTGIETVCARIEELRLDRRFDVVLMMSFLINAPDAEARRRLLATCAYHVRPGGQVILQQHDRASFAGPRVLENGNRRLVISDVEHLPGDVDAATMTHTVDGHTWSQRVVVQNLTEDQLTAALGEVGLELAGYLTQDRTWLTARPARRTAPA; from the coding sequence ATGGACATTCGAGGAAGTTCCGGGCAGGGCGGCAGCGGACCTGGAGCGATCACCCCGGACGGCAGCGCGGTCGAGCTGTACCTGCGGTCCAGCAGCCAGGGCGAGGAGCAGGTGATCGACGAGGCGATCGAGCGCGACAGCGAAATCCTGGAGCTCGGCTGCGGGACCGGACGGATCACCCGGCCGCTGCTCGCCCGCGGTCATCGCCTCGTCGCCGTGGACGAGTCACCCGACATGGTCGGCCGCGTCACCGGCATCGAGACGGTGTGCGCGCGGATCGAGGAACTGCGGCTCGATCGGCGGTTCGACGTCGTGCTGATGATGTCGTTCCTGATCAACGCCCCGGACGCCGAGGCGCGCCGCCGATTGCTGGCGACCTGCGCGTACCATGTTCGTCCCGGCGGGCAGGTGATCCTGCAGCAGCACGACCGGGCGTCCTTCGCCGGCCCGCGGGTTCTGGAGAACGGCAACCGGCGACTGGTCATCTCCGACGTCGAGCACCTGCCAGGCGACGTGGACGCGGCCACCATGACCCACACCGTCGACGGCCACACCTGGAGCCAACGCGTTGTGGTCCAGAACCTCACCGAGGACCAACTGACGGCGGCCCTCGGTGAGGTGGGACTGGAACTGGCCGGCTATCTGACCCAGGACCGGACCTGGCTCACCGCGCGGCCAGCGCGTCGAACTGCGCCCGCGTGA
- a CDS encoding glycoside hydrolase family 19 protein, which produces MLKRTLSVVLALAGVGAGSLIAATPAHAVAFRTTATSLNIRSDAYLASSVIKVLGGPVSVEVDCQKAGDTVTVTGRPATRWWAHLPAHNGYATVAYLDTPGDKLPGVPECTVNPNPPIGDVTLADVQAMFGSRIANPSLVQTGLPSLNQAMRDAQINTPYRKAAFLATLVHESRLEYNIREIGDTRLYGGRGYIQLTGDFNYGPAGRYFGIDLLGNPELARSLQWSAPIARWYWTVARSINPFADALQMGKVNAAIGYPAGAEDQRRCDSFKNAIRYLTGSVPSGITCTRPAALTADTSKLTRAQFDALAAR; this is translated from the coding sequence ATGCTCAAGCGCACGCTGTCCGTTGTCCTGGCTCTGGCCGGTGTCGGTGCCGGCTCTCTGATCGCCGCCACCCCGGCCCACGCGGTGGCCTTCCGGACCACCGCGACCAGCCTCAACATCCGCTCCGACGCGTACCTGGCGTCCTCGGTGATCAAGGTGCTCGGCGGGCCGGTGAGTGTCGAGGTCGACTGCCAGAAGGCCGGCGACACCGTCACGGTGACCGGCCGGCCCGCCACCCGCTGGTGGGCCCACCTGCCCGCCCACAACGGCTACGCCACCGTCGCCTACCTCGACACCCCGGGCGACAAGCTGCCCGGCGTACCGGAGTGCACGGTCAACCCGAACCCGCCGATCGGCGACGTCACGCTGGCCGACGTGCAGGCGATGTTCGGCAGCCGGATCGCGAACCCGTCGCTGGTGCAGACCGGCCTGCCGTCGCTGAACCAGGCGATGCGCGACGCCCAGATCAACACGCCGTACCGGAAGGCGGCGTTCCTGGCGACGTTGGTGCACGAGTCGCGGCTGGAGTACAACATCCGCGAGATCGGCGACACCCGGTTGTACGGCGGCCGCGGTTACATCCAGCTGACCGGTGACTTCAACTACGGCCCGGCCGGCCGGTACTTCGGCATCGATCTGCTGGGCAATCCGGAGCTGGCGAGGTCGTTGCAGTGGTCCGCGCCGATCGCGCGCTGGTACTGGACCGTTGCCCGCAGCATCAATCCGTTCGCGGACGCGCTGCAGATGGGCAAGGTGAACGCCGCGATCGGCTATCCGGCCGGTGCCGAAGACCAGCGCCGGTGCGACTCGTTCAAGAACGCCATCCGCTACCTGACCGGCTCGGTGCCGTCCGGGATCACCTGCACCCGCCCGGCGGCCCTGACCGCTGACACCAGCAAGCTCACGCGGGCGCAGTTCGACGCGCTGGCCGCGCGGTGA